In Mycetocola spongiae, the genomic stretch CACCGAGGATCTCCTGGATACCCCGATCGCCCGGGTGGATCGCACCCGGCTGATCACCGAACCCTATTCCAGCCGGGATAACTGCACCCTGGATGACCCGGCCGATGCCCTCGCCGAACTCGCCGCCTTCCGGGCGGCCGGCGGCTCCAGCGTGATCGATCTCACCCCGCCCGCGCTGGGCCGCAACCCCGCGGGGCTGCACCGGGCCTCCGTGGACAGCGGCATCAACGTGATCATGGGCTCGGGATGGTACCTGGAGAATTTTGAGACCGCGGCGGGCACCGCCGAATACGGCCGGGTGGATCGCCTCGCCGCCGCCCTGTCCGCGGAGTTCCGCGACGGAGTGGACGGGATCCGCCCCGGGGTCATCGGCGAGATCGGTATCTCGCCGGCATTCACCCCGGGGGAGGCCGCGGCGCTGCGCGCGGCCTGCCTGGTGCAACTCGACCACGGCGTCCCGCTGTTTATCCACCTTCCCGGATGGCAGCGCCGGGGGCCCGAGGTGCTGGGCATCGTCCTGGACGAGATGGGGGTGGACCCCGGGGCCGTGGTGCTGTGCCATATGGACCCCTCGGGCAGCGATGGCGGCTATCAGCGCGCGCTCGCCGATGCCGGGGTCTGGCTCGAA encodes the following:
- a CDS encoding phosphotriesterase family protein — encoded protein: MIQTVAGPLPADRLGRTLTHEHLFNDVRAAVVPGARPGTEDLLDTPIARVDRTRLITEPYSSRDNCTLDDPADALAELAAFRAAGGSSVIDLTPPALGRNPAGLHRASVDSGINVIMGSGWYLENFETAAGTAEYGRVDRLAAALSAEFRDGVDGIRPGVIGEIGISPAFTPGEAAALRAACLVQLDHGVPLFIHLPGWQRRGPEVLGIVLDEMGVDPGAVVLCHMDPSGSDGGYQRALADAGVWLEFDMIGMPFSYPGEGVSPGVTETADALAALVSAGHSDRLLLSHDLFLKAMLGRYDGRGLGFVPGEFRDLLLHRGINADRLLDHNPASLFIHAHKGITSS